The Maridesulfovibrio ferrireducens genome has a segment encoding these proteins:
- the dnaJ gene encoding molecular chaperone DnaJ, whose product MSKRDYYEILQVSKDSPEGEIKRAYRKMAFEYHPDRNPGDDEAESKFKEAAEAYEILRDPEKRSRYDRFGHEGMNGGFNGFKSSDDIFGAFGDIFGDIFGFSQGRGGKRMQAGSDLRYNLTVSFRDAAKGTEVELNLPITDTCEECNGSGSAPGTSPETCSHCGGRGTVVQNQGFFQISVPCPSCNGRGQVITDPCSACRGAGYVRKDKSLNVRIPAGVDNGSRLRLRGEGEAGMNGGPHGDLYVVITVQPDKVFRRQGQDLVLTTEISFVQAALGYKMSVQTLDEPIDMDIPKGTQSGEVFQLRGLGLPYLGSSHKGDLLVEVKVVTPINLSRKQEELLEQFAALEEDKPMKKVKKLFKKAKDKVMGD is encoded by the coding sequence ATGTCTAAACGCGATTATTATGAAATTCTACAAGTCTCCAAGGACTCTCCGGAAGGTGAAATAAAAAGAGCTTATCGCAAGATGGCTTTTGAATATCATCCTGACCGTAATCCTGGAGATGATGAAGCTGAATCAAAGTTTAAAGAAGCAGCTGAAGCATATGAAATCCTCCGTGATCCCGAAAAAAGAAGTCGTTATGACCGATTCGGGCACGAAGGAATGAACGGTGGATTTAATGGGTTTAAATCTTCCGACGATATCTTTGGTGCATTCGGAGATATTTTCGGGGATATTTTCGGATTCAGTCAGGGACGCGGCGGAAAACGCATGCAGGCTGGATCAGATCTTAGGTACAATCTTACAGTTTCTTTCCGCGATGCGGCTAAGGGGACTGAGGTTGAACTGAATCTTCCTATTACTGATACTTGTGAGGAGTGTAACGGAAGCGGTTCTGCTCCCGGAACATCTCCCGAAACATGTTCTCATTGCGGTGGCAGGGGTACAGTTGTACAGAATCAGGGATTTTTCCAGATTTCTGTACCATGTCCTTCGTGTAACGGACGAGGTCAGGTTATCACCGATCCTTGTTCCGCTTGCCGTGGTGCTGGTTATGTTCGTAAAGATAAGAGCCTTAATGTTCGTATTCCTGCCGGTGTAGATAACGGATCAAGACTTCGTTTACGCGGTGAAGGTGAAGCCGGAATGAACGGTGGGCCTCACGGTGACTTGTACGTTGTTATCACCGTACAGCCTGATAAGGTTTTCAGACGCCAGGGACAGGACTTGGTTCTGACCACTGAGATCTCTTTTGTTCAGGCTGCACTTGGTTACAAAATGAGTGTTCAGACTCTTGATGAGCCGATTGATATGGATATTCCCAAGGGAACACAAAGCGGTGAAGTTTTTCAGCTTAGAGGTTTAGGTCTGCCTTATCTAGGCAGTTCACATAAAGGTGATCTGCTGGTTGAAGTTAAGGTTGTAACTCCTATAAATCTCAGTCGTAAGCAGGAAGAGCTTCTTGAGCAGTTCGCGGCTCTAGAGGAAGATAAACCCATGAAAAAAGTTAAAAAACTTTTTAAAAAAGCTAAAGACAAGGTGATGGGTGATTAA
- the moaC gene encoding cyclic pyranopterin monophosphate synthase MoaC: MSEFSHLDADGNAVMVDVSAKKDTIRTAIAKGKVLLNRETFELLQKKALPKGDVLNTAKIAGIMGAKETHRLIPLCHPLAISYVDVRFNIDEKNYIVEIEAEARTTGKTGIEMEALIAVQIAAATIYDMCKAVQKDVVITDCRLVYKEGGKSGIFKAV; encoded by the coding sequence ATGAGTGAATTCTCCCACTTAGACGCTGATGGGAATGCCGTAATGGTAGACGTGTCAGCTAAAAAAGATACTATTCGTACAGCTATAGCTAAAGGAAAAGTTCTTCTCAACCGGGAAACTTTTGAATTGTTACAGAAAAAAGCTCTCCCTAAGGGAGATGTTCTGAATACAGCTAAAATTGCCGGGATAATGGGAGCAAAAGAAACTCATAGGTTAATCCCTTTATGTCATCCTTTGGCAATCAGTTATGTTGACGTCCGCTTTAATATTGATGAGAAAAATTATATTGTTGAGATTGAAGCTGAAGCTCGCACAACCGGTAAGACCGGAATCGAAATGGAAGCGTTGATAGCTGTTCAAATTGCAGCCGCAACTATTTATGATATGTGTAAAGCTGTTCAGAAGGATGTTGTTATTACAGATTGTCGTCTTGTTTATAAAGAAGGTGGTAAGTCCGGTATTTTTAAAGCCGTTTAA
- a CDS encoding UDP-glucuronic acid decarboxylase family protein, whose amino-acid sequence MSKMQHYTVTGGAGFLGSRLCEKLLEQGHEVLCVDNFYTGQKANIIKMMDSPYFEMMRHDITFPLYLETDNIFNLACPASPIHYQFDPVQTTKTSVHGAINVLGLAKRVKAKIFQASTSEVYGDPACHPQREDYWGNVNPIGPRACYDEGKRCAETLFFDYHRQHNLRIKVARIFNTYGPRMAVNDGRVVSNFIVQALKNNPITLYGDGSQTRSFCYIDDLIDAFIKIMNTDDSFTGPVNLGNPREFTIRQLAEIIIDMTGSSSKIEFKPLPENDPCQRSPDISLAQKTIDWTPSTPLEEGLKPTIAYFDKILRK is encoded by the coding sequence ATGAGCAAAATGCAGCACTATACGGTTACAGGCGGAGCCGGATTCCTTGGATCAAGACTCTGCGAAAAGTTGCTTGAACAAGGACACGAAGTTTTATGTGTGGATAATTTCTACACCGGACAAAAAGCAAACATCATAAAAATGATGGATAGCCCGTACTTCGAAATGATGCGCCATGACATAACCTTTCCGCTTTATCTGGAAACAGATAATATCTTTAACCTAGCCTGCCCCGCATCGCCGATTCACTATCAGTTTGACCCGGTTCAAACGACAAAAACATCAGTCCATGGAGCAATCAACGTACTCGGACTGGCAAAAAGAGTTAAAGCAAAAATATTTCAAGCATCAACTTCTGAAGTATACGGAGACCCGGCCTGTCATCCGCAACGTGAAGACTATTGGGGCAATGTTAATCCCATCGGCCCTAGAGCCTGTTATGATGAAGGTAAAAGATGCGCTGAAACACTTTTTTTTGATTATCACAGACAACATAATTTACGCATTAAAGTTGCCAGAATATTCAATACATACGGTCCACGTATGGCTGTAAATGACGGTCGAGTAGTTTCAAATTTTATTGTACAAGCGCTGAAAAATAATCCCATCACACTCTATGGGGACGGGTCACAAACGAGATCATTCTGCTACATAGACGATCTAATCGACGCATTTATCAAGATCATGAATACTGACGACTCTTTCACCGGCCCTGTAAATCTAGGCAATCCACGCGAATTCACAATCCGTCAGCTTGCCGAAATAATAATAGATATGACTGGGTCATCATCTAAAATTGAATTCAAACCACTACCGGAAAATGATCCCTGCCAACGAAGTCCAGACATAAGCCTTGCACAAAAAACAATCGACTGGACCCCTTCCACTCCACTGGAAGAAGGACTTAAACCGACCATCGCATACTTTGATAAAATATTACGCAAATAA
- a CDS encoding diguanylate cyclase has translation MDNPLKILLVDDNVVNLMLLDRLLRNEGAEIFKAVNGEETVVLCEEHDFALILLDVQMPGMDGYDTAKAIRRIDSCRLVPIIFLTAIYKDPAYARMGYEAGAVDFLTQPIDPPTLRSKVGIFLQLKRQKDLLEREIAQRIKTEKALRVAKEKYRNIFVRAVEGIFRSTLDGEFVEVNPALARILGFDSPEEALTKGCGYERFAEPEERFRYIEFLKRDKYLNDYEIQIKRKDGTLVWISESSSLFEEDGEFYIEGVVEDVTQRKICELDLQQKATLDALTGVPNRYLFFDRLESSIASARRYGEKLALLFIDLDNFKSVNDRFGHHAGDVLLLNVATRLKSRLRASDTLARLGGDEFCVLLERPSGRDDVQKVAEDLVSCLTDSFDIDGMVCNVGASVGISLFPDDAAIAEELVQKADSAMYKVKEGSFKRYCFFSRDECCDNIE, from the coding sequence ATGGATAATCCTTTAAAAATACTCCTTGTTGATGATAATGTCGTCAATCTTATGTTACTCGATAGATTATTGCGTAACGAAGGTGCTGAGATATTCAAGGCAGTAAACGGTGAAGAGACGGTTGTACTTTGTGAAGAGCATGATTTTGCTCTCATACTTCTTGATGTTCAAATGCCCGGCATGGACGGTTATGATACCGCAAAAGCCATAAGGAGAATCGACTCATGTCGGTTAGTTCCGATAATATTTTTGACAGCTATATATAAAGATCCTGCGTATGCCCGTATGGGATACGAGGCCGGAGCTGTAGATTTTCTTACCCAGCCGATCGACCCTCCGACGTTGCGCAGTAAGGTTGGAATTTTTCTTCAATTAAAGAGGCAGAAGGATTTGCTTGAACGAGAGATTGCTCAGCGGATTAAAACTGAGAAAGCTTTACGCGTTGCAAAAGAAAAGTATCGTAATATTTTTGTTCGGGCGGTTGAGGGTATTTTCAGGTCAACTCTTGACGGCGAGTTTGTAGAGGTTAACCCTGCTCTTGCCCGGATTTTAGGATTTGATTCTCCTGAAGAAGCGTTAACTAAAGGTTGCGGATATGAGAGGTTTGCAGAACCGGAAGAAAGATTCCGTTACATTGAATTTCTTAAGCGCGATAAATATTTAAATGATTATGAAATCCAGATAAAACGCAAGGACGGAACGCTTGTCTGGATTTCAGAAAGTTCAAGTCTTTTTGAAGAGGATGGAGAGTTTTATATTGAAGGAGTTGTTGAAGATGTTACTCAGCGAAAGATATGCGAGTTGGATCTTCAGCAAAAGGCTACTCTGGATGCACTTACCGGAGTTCCTAACCGGTATTTATTTTTTGACAGGTTGGAAAGTTCAATTGCCAGCGCTCGAAGATATGGTGAAAAACTTGCATTGCTCTTTATTGATTTAGATAATTTTAAGTCTGTTAATGACCGGTTCGGGCATCATGCCGGAGATGTTTTGCTCTTGAACGTTGCTACCCGTCTTAAGTCAAGACTTAGAGCTTCTGATACTCTTGCCAGATTGGGGGGAGACGAGTTTTGTGTTTTGCTTGAAAGACCTTCCGGTAGAGATGATGTTCAAAAGGTTGCAGAGGATCTTGTGTCATGTCTTACAGATTCTTTCGATATAGACGGGATGGTTTGTAACGTAGGGGCCTCGGTAGGTATAAGTCTTTTTCCTGATGATGCTGCAATTGCTGAAGAGTTAGTACAAAAAGCTGATTCTGCAATGTACAAGGTTAAAGAGGGATCTTTTAAACGGTATTGTTTTTTTAGCAGGGATGAATGTTGTGATAATATTGAATAG
- a CDS encoding NADH-quinone oxidoreductase subunit A, with translation MVFTWLQLAIFLFLLGGLLFAGGPLILSWIIAPRAKGGDIGMSYECGMKPHGRAWNQFGISYYVYALLFLAFDVDVLYLFPVAVWYPHAEGMMSFYKVAIFMGVLALAIIYFWRKGVFTWPRKIS, from the coding sequence ATGGTATTTACTTGGCTTCAGTTAGCCATTTTTCTTTTCCTGTTGGGCGGATTGCTTTTTGCCGGGGGGCCGTTGATTCTTTCTTGGATCATTGCTCCGCGTGCTAAAGGCGGCGACATTGGAATGTCTTACGAGTGCGGTATGAAACCGCATGGTCGGGCATGGAATCAGTTCGGAATAAGCTATTACGTCTACGCTTTGCTTTTTTTGGCATTTGACGTTGATGTGCTGTACCTTTTTCCTGTTGCTGTTTGGTATCCGCATGCCGAAGGAATGATGTCATTTTATAAAGTGGCGATTTTTATGGGCGTTTTGGCTCTTGCAATAATCTATTTCTGGAGAAAAGGGGTATTCACATGGCCGAGAAAGATATCCTGA
- a CDS encoding NADH-quinone oxidoreductase subunit B: MAEKDILTSGGHHIEDGLVRLQLAEDAMDICRSMSLWPMTFGLACCAIEMMACGMARFDMARFGAEVFRPSARQADLMIVAGTVTKKMAPAVVRLYEQMPAPKWVMALGNCAISGGPFKFKNQYGIIEGVDKLIPVDVFVPGCPPRPEALLEGLFEIQKKVSGKRWWPVAEALEKENA, translated from the coding sequence ATGGCCGAGAAAGATATCCTGACATCCGGCGGGCACCATATAGAAGATGGTCTCGTCCGGCTTCAACTTGCAGAGGATGCAATGGATATATGCAGGTCCATGTCCCTCTGGCCCATGACATTCGGACTGGCATGCTGTGCTATCGAGATGATGGCTTGCGGTATGGCCCGGTTCGATATGGCCCGTTTCGGAGCTGAGGTATTTCGTCCTTCAGCGCGGCAGGCCGATTTAATGATTGTAGCGGGAACAGTTACAAAAAAAATGGCTCCTGCGGTTGTTAGGTTGTATGAGCAGATGCCTGCTCCTAAATGGGTTATGGCTCTTGGAAATTGTGCGATATCAGGTGGTCCTTTTAAATTTAAAAATCAGTACGGCATAATTGAAGGTGTTGATAAACTGATTCCTGTTGATGTTTTCGTGCCGGGGTGCCCACCTCGTCCGGAAGCTTTGCTCGAGGGATTATTCGAAATTCAGAAAAAGGTATCTGGCAAACGTTGGTGGCCTGTTGCTGAAGCTCTTGAAAAGGAGAATGCCTAA
- a CDS encoding NADH-quinone oxidoreductase subunit C: MSVSEKLLESVTPLMVYKCSFEKTGINYNVFLSTDDISTAAKEMLRKEYYLEDIDALDVSEGFLITYHYARFDSPERVAHRVMLTHDEPVVPTISDVYQGANWHERECADFHGINFSGHPNLIPLLLDPDTPQGVLLKDVKSRMPLRDLINPGESIFTTEGFTLFDEVQAEPEEPK; encoded by the coding sequence ATGTCGGTGAGCGAGAAATTATTGGAATCTGTTACTCCTTTGATGGTCTACAAGTGTTCTTTTGAAAAAACCGGAATTAATTATAATGTATTTTTGTCTACAGATGATATTTCCACCGCAGCTAAAGAGATGCTCCGGAAAGAATATTACCTTGAAGACATTGATGCACTTGATGTCTCCGAAGGTTTTTTAATTACCTATCATTATGCGCGTTTCGATTCACCTGAGCGAGTGGCTCACCGGGTAATGCTTACTCATGATGAGCCAGTGGTTCCAACCATTTCAGATGTGTATCAGGGCGCTAACTGGCATGAACGTGAATGTGCCGACTTTCACGGTATAAACTTCAGTGGTCACCCCAATTTGATTCCTCTTCTCCTTGATCCCGATACTCCGCAAGGTGTCCTGCTTAAGGATGTTAAGTCCCGCATGCCTTTGCGGGATTTGATTAATCCGGGGGAGTCCATTTTTACTACTGAGGGTTTTACGCTGTTTGATGAGGTTCAGGCCGAACCCGAAGAACCGAAATAG
- a CDS encoding NADH-quinone oxidoreductase subunit D has translation MNAFPEGDFYTNHFEKGANENTMILNMGPQHPSTHGVLRVILELDGEYIVRAEPVLGYLHRMHEKMAEVKTWVQYMPNMGRVDYLHPLAWNHAYVGAVEKLAGIEVPERAEFIRVITTELNRISSHLLWWGAYLLDLGAFTPIMYAFDDRERIMDMMQKPTGSRLTYSSFRIGGVVHDLDDGFLKECAELVPYLRSRLPIYKDLVTDNIILRKRLEEVGTMDKDMCLRYGATGPLIRGAGVKHDTRKAEPYSVYDRFDWDIPVYKEADSMARYMVRMDEIEQSLRIVEQAVAMIPEGEHLIKKSPKPAWKAPAGEAYFASEGARGKVGVHIVSNGSKTPYRVKLRAPGFSNLNLFAECAKGTMLADAVAILGSLDMVIPEIDR, from the coding sequence ATGAATGCATTTCCTGAAGGCGATTTTTATACCAATCATTTCGAGAAAGGGGCCAACGAGAACACCATGATATTGAACATGGGTCCTCAGCATCCTTCCACCCACGGAGTTCTGCGGGTGATTCTCGAACTTGATGGTGAATATATTGTCCGCGCTGAGCCGGTCCTTGGCTATCTGCACCGTATGCACGAGAAAATGGCAGAGGTAAAAACATGGGTTCAGTATATGCCCAATATGGGCAGAGTTGATTACCTGCACCCTCTTGCCTGGAACCATGCGTATGTCGGAGCAGTTGAAAAACTGGCCGGAATCGAAGTTCCAGAGCGCGCTGAATTTATCAGAGTAATTACCACCGAGCTTAACAGAATTTCTTCACATCTGCTCTGGTGGGGAGCTTATCTTCTCGATCTCGGAGCTTTTACTCCGATTATGTATGCTTTTGATGATCGTGAAAGAATTATGGACATGATGCAGAAACCGACCGGATCAAGACTGACTTACAGTTCTTTCCGTATCGGTGGAGTTGTACATGATCTTGATGACGGGTTTCTCAAAGAGTGTGCTGAGTTAGTACCTTACCTGCGCAGCCGTCTACCTATCTATAAAGATCTTGTTACTGACAACATTATTCTTCGTAAGAGACTCGAAGAAGTCGGGACCATGGATAAGGATATGTGTCTACGTTACGGGGCTACGGGACCGCTGATTCGCGGAGCCGGAGTTAAGCACGATACCCGTAAGGCTGAACCGTATTCCGTGTATGATCGTTTTGATTGGGATATTCCGGTTTACAAAGAAGCTGATTCGATGGCTCGTTATATGGTTCGCATGGATGAAATTGAGCAGAGTCTGCGTATAGTTGAGCAGGCGGTGGCAATGATTCCGGAAGGCGAACATCTCATCAAAAAATCTCCGAAGCCGGCTTGGAAAGCTCCTGCCGGGGAAGCTTATTTTGCATCGGAAGGAGCCAGAGGTAAGGTCGGAGTTCATATTGTAAGTAACGGTAGTAAAACTCCTTACAGGGTTAAGCTTCGTGCTCCAGGTTTTTCAAATTTAAATCTTTTCGCTGAATGTGCGAAGGGAACGATGCTGGCTGATGCTGTTGCCATTCTTGGTAGTCTGGACATGGTAATCCCTGAAATCGACAGGTAG
- the nuoH gene encoding NADH-quinone oxidoreductase subunit NuoH — protein MSQIPVELVKLLIALVAIAAFVGLNGLVLVYLERKVAGHIQRRPGPFEVGPHGLLQPLADAVKLIGKQLFTPKNADGFLFWLAPIISFLPALLLFVPIPFGPVATGMEMNLGLLLILAFSGLNVLALCLAGWGSNNKYGVLGAARAVAQSVAYEIPLLLAVLAIAFQTGSLNLSEIVQGQGGWPWQWNAMVQPLAFIIYFVSALGETNRAPFDLPEAESELTAGFHTEYSGMGFGLFFLAEYANMIVVCSVAVALFLGGWHGPFFDGSWWFLAKVYVLLLIMIWLRWTFPRVRFDQLLNINWKWLMPLALLNLLITAFVTKLS, from the coding sequence ATGTCTCAAATACCCGTTGAACTGGTAAAATTACTGATTGCTCTTGTGGCGATTGCTGCTTTCGTAGGGCTGAACGGACTTGTTCTGGTTTACCTTGAACGAAAGGTGGCAGGACACATTCAGCGTAGGCCCGGACCTTTTGAAGTCGGCCCGCATGGACTTTTACAGCCTCTTGCGGATGCCGTGAAGTTGATTGGTAAACAGCTTTTCACTCCTAAAAATGCAGATGGATTCCTTTTTTGGCTGGCTCCGATTATTTCGTTTTTGCCAGCACTCTTACTTTTTGTCCCAATTCCTTTCGGTCCGGTTGCTACCGGAATGGAAATGAATCTGGGCTTGCTTTTGATTCTTGCATTTTCTGGCCTTAATGTTTTGGCTCTCTGTCTGGCAGGGTGGGGGTCTAACAATAAATATGGAGTTCTCGGGGCAGCGAGAGCAGTCGCTCAGTCGGTTGCTTATGAAATTCCGTTGTTATTGGCTGTTCTGGCAATAGCTTTCCAAACCGGAAGTTTGAATTTGTCAGAAATTGTACAGGGGCAGGGCGGCTGGCCGTGGCAGTGGAATGCAATGGTGCAGCCTTTAGCATTTATTATTTATTTTGTAAGTGCTCTCGGAGAGACAAACCGCGCTCCATTTGACCTTCCTGAAGCGGAAAGTGAACTGACAGCAGGTTTCCATACTGAGTATTCAGGCATGGGATTCGGACTGTTTTTCCTCGCTGAATATGCCAACATGATTGTTGTCTGTTCGGTTGCGGTAGCTCTTTTCCTCGGTGGATGGCACGGGCCTTTCTTTGACGGAAGCTGGTGGTTCCTTGCAAAAGTATATGTTCTCCTCCTGATAATGATCTGGCTGCGCTGGACTTTCCCCAGAGTTCGCTTTGATCAGCTTTTAAATATCAACTGGAAGTGGCTCATGCCTCTTGCATTGCTCAATTTGCTGATAACTGCCTTTGTAACCAAGCTTTCTTGA
- a CDS encoding 4Fe-4S dicluster domain-containing protein produces MTAIKKIWENVSGLWSLIVGLRITGKNFMDKQITLHYPRETVSKSQLEGFRGPLELVGKPKDPGSPKCIACMMCVSACPSNCLTVVKAKAPVLTEEELQAMKDAEARGEKVTKPKAPKEPIKFIYDFTLCSLCGSCVENCAVNSLRYSSNVYLASTDRNDFKMDLLARLATQAQAKTPPTEPENSTRED; encoded by the coding sequence ATGACCGCAATTAAAAAGATATGGGAAAACGTCTCCGGACTTTGGAGTCTTATTGTTGGACTCAGGATTACGGGGAAGAATTTTATGGATAAGCAGATTACACTGCACTATCCGCGTGAAACAGTCAGTAAATCGCAGCTTGAAGGTTTTAGAGGACCGTTGGAACTGGTGGGTAAACCAAAAGATCCCGGTTCTCCTAAGTGTATCGCATGTATGATGTGTGTGTCAGCTTGCCCTAGTAATTGTCTAACAGTTGTTAAGGCTAAAGCTCCGGTGCTCACCGAAGAAGAACTTCAGGCTATGAAGGACGCCGAGGCTCGCGGAGAAAAAGTAACGAAGCCAAAGGCTCCTAAAGAACCGATTAAATTTATTTATGACTTTACGCTCTGTTCACTTTGTGGATCGTGCGTTGAAAACTGCGCGGTTAATTCTTTGAGATATTCCAGCAATGTGTATCTCGCTTCCACTGATCGCAATGATTTCAAGATGGATCTTCTGGCTCGTCTCGCCACGCAAGCACAGGCAAAGACGCCTCCTACGGAACCTGAAAATTCAACGAGGGAAGATTGA
- a CDS encoding NADH-quinone oxidoreductase subunit J, protein MELLAKIAFVVYTLLVLGGGCLAVGAHSLVRAMVGLITSLLGVAGMYLLMAAPFMAFMQILIYVGAVCVLIFFAIMLSKADEHGVESGSRRPGKALLSALAFISPAFVIGWVVVNYQPESINLPVEVPLAVLGKGLLDNYSLAFELISVVLLAAMAGAVLLAFEKKGRAAE, encoded by the coding sequence ATGGAACTGTTGGCTAAAATCGCTTTCGTTGTGTACACGCTGCTGGTTCTCGGCGGAGGGTGTCTTGCTGTCGGGGCGCACAGTCTGGTTCGGGCTATGGTCGGGCTTATTACTTCTCTGCTCGGTGTAGCGGGAATGTATCTGTTGATGGCCGCTCCGTTTATGGCTTTCATGCAGATACTTATCTATGTGGGGGCTGTCTGTGTACTAATCTTTTTTGCCATCATGCTTAGCAAGGCTGATGAACACGGGGTTGAATCTGGCTCTCGCAGACCCGGAAAAGCTTTGCTTTCTGCACTGGCATTTATTTCACCGGCTTTCGTAATCGGCTGGGTTGTCGTTAATTATCAACCGGAAAGTATTAACCTTCCGGTAGAAGTTCCTCTTGCTGTATTAGGTAAAGGTCTGCTTGATAATTACTCACTTGCCTTCGAACTTATTTCAGTGGTTCTGCTGGCGGCAATGGCCGGAGCGGTGCTGCTTGCTTTTGAAAAAAAAGGGAGGGCAGCTGAATGA
- the nuoK gene encoding NADH-quinone oxidoreductase subunit NuoK yields MSPLMMYQLVALGLLAIGLYGIVWRKSLVGMLISVELMLNGAGLSIVAASQLTAADSATGQIATLFVMGLAAAEATLVLAIIVVVAKRFKSTETDVVSRLKG; encoded by the coding sequence ATGAGTCCGCTCATGATGTATCAGCTTGTAGCTCTTGGACTGCTGGCAATAGGCCTCTATGGAATTGTCTGGCGCAAGAGTTTGGTAGGGATGCTGATTTCAGTGGAATTGATGCTCAACGGAGCAGGTCTTTCCATTGTAGCAGCATCGCAATTGACCGCAGCCGATAGTGCGACAGGGCAGATAGCTACTCTTTTTGTCATGGGACTGGCTGCTGCTGAGGCTACATTAGTGCTCGCAATTATTGTGGTCGTTGCAAAACGATTCAAAAGTACTGAAACAGATGTTGTTTCAAGGCTGAAGGGTTGA
- a CDS encoding monovalent cation/H+ antiporter subunit D family protein, translated as MTVSNEFINSTRMLIPLAITMVAPILIWLFRENENRREAVSVWAGVLAFISVLSMVPAVLEGTIREYTLFTIMPGINVSFAADGLAFVFALVASLLWIFATSYNIGYMRTLNEHAQTRYYFCFAVAIFGALGVAFSANIFTLYLFYEVISVFTYPLVAHHQDDTSFNGARKYMIYLMGTSKLFFLPAMVLTYVLAGTLDFNIGNIQQGIFPADANPTLVTITYVLYIAGLAKAALMPLHNWLPSAMVAPTPVSALLHAVAVVKAGVFSVSRVILSGFGVDLMDKLGLGMPTAYLAAFTIITASLIALTKDDIKARLAYSTVSQLSYIIIGVSMLTPEAVQGGLMHIAHHAFSKITLFFGAGAIFVATNLRLISKMDGLGRRMPWTFGAFAIASLSMIGVPPVCGFATKWYLVKGAVTIGEWGLLIALLASTLLNAGYFAPIIYRAFFKAPAAGANIEQYNEAPLTMVIPLFTTALISVWLGLYPQTFLQFINVFGKF; from the coding sequence ATGACAGTTAGCAATGAATTCATCAACAGTACTCGTATGCTCATTCCGCTGGCAATTACCATGGTTGCTCCGATCCTGATCTGGCTGTTTCGTGAAAATGAAAACAGACGGGAAGCAGTTTCAGTTTGGGCCGGAGTCTTAGCATTTATTTCCGTTTTATCCATGGTTCCGGCAGTTCTTGAAGGGACAATAAGAGAATATACACTCTTCACCATTATGCCTGGCATAAATGTTTCTTTCGCAGCTGACGGACTGGCATTTGTCTTTGCTCTGGTAGCTTCACTTCTGTGGATATTCGCTACCAGTTATAACATCGGTTACATGCGAACTCTTAATGAACACGCACAGACCAGATATTACTTCTGTTTTGCCGTTGCGATTTTCGGAGCGCTCGGTGTTGCCTTTTCCGCTAATATTTTCACATTGTACCTTTTCTATGAAGTCATTTCAGTATTCACTTACCCTCTTGTAGCTCATCATCAGGATGATACTTCTTTCAACGGGGCAAGAAAGTACATGATCTACCTCATGGGTACATCAAAACTGTTTTTCCTTCCGGCAATGGTTCTTACCTATGTGCTGGCGGGAACTCTTGATTTCAATATCGGGAACATTCAGCAGGGGATCTTTCCTGCGGATGCAAACCCGACTCTCGTAACAATTACTTATGTTCTTTATATTGCCGGTCTTGCAAAGGCAGCCCTGATGCCGCTGCATAACTGGTTACCCTCGGCGATGGTTGCTCCGACTCCCGTATCAGCTCTGTTGCATGCAGTGGCAGTTGTTAAGGCCGGTGTTTTCTCGGTTTCACGCGTAATCCTTTCAGGGTTCGGTGTGGATCTTATGGACAAGCTGGGACTTGGGATGCCTACCGCATATCTTGCCGCGTTCACCATTATTACCGCTTCACTTATTGCACTAACTAAAGATGATATTAAGGCACGATTGGCATATTCAACAGTCAGTCAGCTTTCATACATTATTATCGGTGTTTCAATGCTGACGCCGGAAGCTGTTCAGGGTGGGTTGATGCATATTGCCCATCATGCCTTTTCAAAGATCACATTGTTCTTTGGAGCAGGGGCAATTTTTGTGGCAACAAATCTTAGGCTGATCAGCAAAATGGATGGACTTGGGCGACGAATGCCGTGGACTTTCGGGGCATTTGCCATTGCGTCATTATCTATGATCGGGGTTCCACCCGTCTGTGGTTTTGCAACTAAATGGTATCTGGTCAAAGGGGCTGTAACTATTGGCGAATGGGGACTTTTAATTGCACTTTTAGCAAGTACTCTTTTGAATGCCGGATATTTCGCTCCTATTATATATAGAGCGTTTTTCAAAGCTCCGGCCGCGGGTGCGAATATTGAGCAGTATAATGAAGCTCCGCTCACGATGGTTATTCCGCTATTTACTACGGCATTGATTTCCGTCTGGCTGGGCCTTTATCCCCAGACGTTTTTACAGTTTATTAACGTCTTCGGAAAATTTTAA